From a single Bacillaceae bacterium S4-13-56 genomic region:
- a CDS encoding IS4 family transposase yields the protein DMFYELCDEVNDLDWAVALQQLIELLEDALKKSNKKVQKLIKSQLQQWIAGLPNYIKAYLPVSVCES from the coding sequence CGATATGTTTTATGAATTATGTGATGAAGTTAATGATCTCGATTGGGCTGTGGCATTACAGCAATTAATCGAGCTTCTTGAAGATGCCTTGAAAAAGAGCAACAAGAAGGTACAAAAACTGATCAAAAGTCAACTACAACAATGGATCGCAGGCTTACCCAACTACATCAAGGCATACCTGCCTGTTT